A genomic window from Ascaphus truei isolate aAscTru1 chromosome 1, aAscTru1.hap1, whole genome shotgun sequence includes:
- the TAL2 gene encoding T-cell acute lymphocytic leukemia protein 2 produces the protein MTRKIFTNTREKWRQQNVNSAFAELRKLIPTHPPDKKLSKNETLRLAMRYINFLIDVLGEQGIPKAGAASQGNILGLFESEPQLASVREWTVIDHCSDSSPGTSSDTQDCWSLVPSP, from the coding sequence ATGACAAGGAAGATTTTCACCAACACCAGGGAGAAGTGGAGGCAGCAGAATGTGAACAGCGCGTTTGCTGAGCTAAGGAAGCTCATCCCTACCCACCCACCAGACAAGAAACTAAGCAAGAATGAAACCCTAAGATTGGCTATGAGGTACATCAATTTTCTCATTGATGTCCTAGGGGAGCAAGGCATACCGAAGGCTGGGGCAGCTTCTCAGGGAAATATTTTGGGCCTCTTTGAATCAGAGCCACAGTTGGCGAGCGTGAGAGAATGGACTGTGATTGATCACTGCAGCGACTCTTCTCCTGGGACAAGTAGCGATACTCAGGACTGTTGGTCGTTGGTCCCCTCGCCGTAA